Proteins from a genomic interval of Caulobacter rhizosphaerae:
- a CDS encoding response regulator produces the protein MDTLARLIDRRAPIDPATLCAEVRALFDVHATLAALAVAVDGKPVGLVYRDVFLGQMAVAPDLAQRPVAEVMDANPRTVAADLCVTEFVERIARSATPVFRSAYVGVDETGGYVGVGGLNSLLTSHRRRQREADEAMALVERMAHDIGRHLDGVLAFTERLEQSRLTPDASAYVRAIGDTSRDMSLVLGRAMDLRRAATGGLTLSPAPALLRDLSDAVEARWAPRAAEGGSTLLFSYDGDPEAAALIDADRVLQVFDALIESALAHGRGVIEASLKARPVEGGLKLEARVRDNAAGSAEVRLARVFDPLGMASMEDRNELALGVGMALAHGLTRAMGGPLRAEANLGAGLTLQFTLTVPAATLATEADDEPMMDARSAHILIVDDNATNRMVAEALCEMFDCTSEQVVDGVEAVEAAKSGRFDLILMDIKMPRMDGVTATRAIRELPGRAGSAPIVALTANADPNDVATYIAAGMQDVVEKPIKPERLAVVLSALLGADEDEDAEAAA, from the coding sequence ATGGACACGCTCGCCCGCCTTATCGACCGCCGAGCCCCGATCGACCCCGCGACCCTGTGCGCCGAGGTCCGGGCGCTGTTCGACGTCCATGCCACCCTCGCCGCCCTGGCCGTGGCGGTGGACGGCAAGCCGGTCGGCCTGGTCTATCGCGACGTGTTCCTGGGTCAGATGGCCGTTGCGCCCGACCTGGCGCAGCGTCCTGTCGCCGAGGTCATGGACGCCAATCCGCGCACCGTCGCCGCCGACCTGTGCGTGACCGAGTTCGTCGAACGCATCGCCCGCAGCGCCACCCCCGTTTTCCGCAGCGCCTATGTCGGCGTCGACGAGACCGGTGGTTATGTCGGCGTCGGCGGGCTCAACTCGCTGCTCACCTCGCATCGCCGCCGCCAGCGCGAGGCCGACGAGGCCATGGCCCTGGTCGAGCGCATGGCCCACGACATCGGCCGCCACCTGGACGGCGTGCTGGCCTTCACCGAGCGGCTGGAGCAGTCGCGACTGACGCCCGACGCCAGCGCCTATGTCCGGGCCATCGGCGACACCAGCCGCGACATGAGCCTGGTCCTGGGCCGGGCCATGGACCTGCGCCGCGCGGCGACCGGCGGCCTGACGCTGTCGCCGGCTCCCGCCCTGCTGCGCGACCTCAGCGACGCCGTCGAGGCCCGCTGGGCGCCGCGCGCCGCCGAGGGCGGCAGCACCCTGCTGTTCTCCTATGATGGCGACCCGGAAGCCGCCGCCCTGATCGACGCCGACCGCGTGCTGCAGGTGTTCGACGCCCTGATCGAGAGCGCCCTGGCCCATGGCCGCGGGGTGATCGAGGCCAGCCTCAAGGCCCGCCCGGTTGAGGGCGGCCTGAAGCTGGAGGCCCGCGTGCGCGACAACGCCGCGGGCTCGGCCGAGGTCCGCCTGGCCCGGGTGTTCGACCCGCTGGGCATGGCCAGCATGGAAGACCGCAACGAACTGGCCCTGGGCGTCGGTATGGCCCTGGCCCACGGCCTGACCCGGGCCATGGGCGGTCCGCTGCGCGCCGAGGCCAATCTGGGCGCCGGCCTGACCCTGCAGTTCACCCTCACCGTGCCCGCCGCGACGCTGGCGACCGAGGCCGATGACGAGCCGATGATGGACGCCCGCTCGGCCCATATCCTGATCGTCGACGACAACGCCACCAACCGCATGGTCGCCGAGGCGCTGTGCGAGATGTTCGACTGCACCTCCGAGCAGGTGGTCGACGGCGTCGAGGCCGTCGAGGCCGCCAAGTCCGGCCGCTTCGACCTGATCCTGATGGACATCAAGATGCCGCGCATGGACGGCGTCACCGCCACCCGCGCCATCCGCGAGCTGCCCGGACGAGCCGGGTCGGCGCCGATCGTCGCCCTGACCGCCAACGCCGACCCCAACGACGTGGCCACCTACATCGCCGCGGGCATGCAGGACGTGGTCGAAAAGCCGATCAAGCCCGAGCGCCTGGCCGTGGTCCTGTCGGCCCTGCTGGGCGCCGACGAGGACGAGGACGCCGAGGCCGCCGCCTAG
- a CDS encoding tetratricopeptide repeat protein — MIKWSAAAEGADRRSVVLGLLALSAAGETARAETAPTGSWRRAETSRFVIQGPVGEDVLRDYATRLEDFDMVLRSMHGLPINAAPPRKLDIYLVRGAAMMRRARPDADETLRGYYVADAAGIACVTTVGRAKEAENDDVMLHEYVHHFMKQYFNFAYAPWLVEGYAEYFMTTDIRGDSIVVGKFNSNRAAWLMQSDWLPLDKLLSERPRVGDPKWVNYYPQAWLLTHYMMSDPARYAQLQAYMKAVGGGAPSVPAMEAATGKTLAVLQKDLRDYTRTQLPVSAFTRKRSRPVEVTVTAMPASADDLLLETVRMISPVGDTAARKAFAEDIGKRAARYPGDPLAERALARARLQAEDFVLAQAVIDRRLAAAPDDVEALELKALTLMAMGDADPVQQPALYKQASLVLGQAFKIDGARYQILLAYARSRSLSPGYPSDNVMEGLLLAAELAPQVADVTLQAVQALAMRGDYARAVVLLRPLANDPHGGGATLRDLLARMEAEAAKATGKAGQ; from the coding sequence ATGATCAAGTGGAGCGCGGCGGCCGAGGGAGCCGATCGGCGGAGCGTGGTGCTGGGACTGCTGGCCTTGTCAGCCGCGGGCGAGACGGCGCGAGCCGAGACAGCGCCGACCGGCTCCTGGCGCCGGGCGGAGACCTCGCGGTTCGTGATTCAGGGACCTGTCGGCGAGGACGTGCTGCGCGATTACGCCACCCGGCTCGAGGACTTCGACATGGTTCTGCGGTCCATGCACGGCTTGCCGATCAACGCCGCGCCGCCGCGCAAGCTGGACATCTACCTGGTGCGCGGCGCGGCCATGATGCGCCGCGCGAGGCCGGACGCCGACGAGACCCTGCGCGGCTACTATGTCGCCGACGCGGCCGGCATCGCCTGCGTCACCACCGTCGGCCGGGCCAAGGAGGCCGAGAACGACGACGTGATGCTACACGAGTACGTGCACCACTTCATGAAGCAGTACTTCAACTTCGCCTATGCGCCCTGGCTGGTCGAGGGCTACGCCGAGTACTTCATGACAACGGACATCCGCGGCGACAGCATCGTCGTCGGCAAGTTCAATTCGAACCGGGCCGCGTGGTTGATGCAGAGCGACTGGCTGCCGCTGGACAAGCTGCTCAGCGAGCGGCCCCGGGTCGGCGACCCGAAATGGGTCAACTACTATCCGCAGGCCTGGCTGCTGACCCACTACATGATGAGCGATCCGGCCCGCTACGCCCAACTCCAGGCCTATATGAAGGCGGTCGGCGGCGGCGCGCCGTCCGTCCCGGCGATGGAGGCGGCGACCGGCAAGACCTTGGCCGTCCTGCAGAAGGATCTGCGTGACTACACCCGCACCCAACTGCCGGTCAGCGCCTTCACCCGCAAGCGCAGCCGACCGGTCGAGGTGACCGTGACCGCGATGCCGGCCTCGGCCGACGACCTGCTGCTGGAGACGGTCCGCATGATTTCGCCGGTCGGTGACACGGCGGCGCGCAAGGCCTTCGCCGAGGACATCGGCAAGCGCGCCGCCCGCTATCCGGGCGATCCCCTGGCCGAACGGGCCCTCGCTCGGGCCCGGTTGCAAGCCGAGGATTTCGTCCTCGCCCAGGCGGTGATCGACCGGCGCCTGGCCGCCGCGCCGGACGACGTCGAGGCGCTGGAACTGAAGGCCCTGACCCTGATGGCGATGGGCGACGCCGATCCCGTCCAGCAGCCGGCGCTCTACAAGCAGGCCTCGCTGGTGCTGGGACAGGCGTTCAAGATCGACGGCGCCCGCTACCAGATCCTGCTGGCCTACGCCCGCAGTCGCTCGCTGTCGCCGGGCTATCCCAGCGACAATGTGATGGAGGGGCTTCTGCTGGCCGCGGAACTGGCGCCGCAGGTGGCGGACGTGACGCTGCAGGCGGTGCAGGCCCTGGCGATGCGGGGCGACTATGCGCGCGCGGTCGTGCTGCTGCGGCCGCTGGCCAACGATCCGCACGGCGGCGGCGCGACCTTGCGGGACCTGCTGGCGCGCATGGAGGCCGAGGCGGCCAAGGCGACGGGCAAGGCAGGTCAATAG
- a CDS encoding ArsR/SmtB family transcription factor, with protein sequence MESKAAVASLSALGHEGRLAIFRLLVQAGPAGVAAGEIARRLDSLPNTLSANLNVLSHAGLIVSRREGRSIVYSADFAAMSGLLGFLMADCCASAPEICAPLGDILARAADCGVACSPPRPS encoded by the coding sequence ATGGAATCGAAAGCCGCCGTCGCCAGTCTGTCCGCCCTGGGCCACGAGGGGCGCCTGGCCATCTTCCGCCTGTTGGTCCAGGCGGGCCCGGCCGGGGTGGCGGCGGGCGAGATCGCGCGGCGGCTGGACAGCCTGCCCAACACCCTGTCGGCCAATCTCAACGTCCTGTCGCACGCCGGCCTGATCGTCTCGCGCCGCGAGGGGCGGTCGATCGTCTATTCGGCCGACTTCGCGGCCATGAGCGGCCTGCTGGGCTTCCTGATGGCGGATTGCTGCGCCAGCGCGCCGGAGATCTGCGCCCCGCTGGGCGACATCCTGGCCAGGGCCGCCGACTGCGGCGTGGCCTGCTCGCCGCCGCGGCCGTCGTGA
- a CDS encoding MIP/aquaporin family protein, producing the protein MTTVSLPRRLAAEALGSGLLLAVVVGSGIMGERLAGGNVAIALLGNTLATGAALVVLITVFGPLSGAHFNPAVTLVAALRRDLPWRTALAYPPAQLTGAVLGVWCAHAMFGEAIWQVSTKTRLGPAQAFAEFVATFGLVATILGTVRFRPDFTAVAVGLYITAAYWFTASTSFANPAVTIARSLSNTFAGIAPSGVAVFILAQAAGALVAAAVFGWLLKDEQTP; encoded by the coding sequence GTGACCACGGTCTCCCTGCCGCGCCGCCTGGCCGCCGAGGCGCTGGGATCGGGACTGCTGCTGGCCGTGGTGGTCGGCTCCGGAATCATGGGCGAGCGCCTGGCCGGCGGCAATGTCGCCATCGCCCTGCTGGGCAACACCCTGGCCACCGGCGCGGCCCTGGTCGTGCTGATCACCGTGTTCGGACCGCTCTCGGGCGCCCATTTCAACCCCGCCGTCACCCTGGTGGCCGCCCTCCGGCGCGACCTGCCCTGGCGCACGGCCCTGGCCTATCCGCCGGCCCAGCTGACCGGCGCGGTGCTCGGCGTCTGGTGCGCCCACGCCATGTTCGGCGAGGCGATCTGGCAGGTCTCGACCAAGACCCGTCTCGGCCCGGCCCAGGCCTTCGCCGAGTTCGTCGCCACCTTCGGCCTGGTCGCCACCATCCTGGGCACGGTGCGGTTCCGCCCGGACTTCACAGCCGTGGCCGTCGGCCTCTACATCACCGCCGCCTACTGGTTCACGGCCTCGACATCATTCGCCAACCCAGCGGTGACGATCGCCCGCAGCCTCAGCAACACCTTCGCCGGCATCGCCCCCTCGGGCGTTGCGGTCTTCATCCTGGCCCAGGCGGCCGGCGCGCTGGTCGCGGCGGCAGTCTTCGGCTGGCTTCTGAAAGACGAGCAGACCCCATGA
- the arsC gene encoding arsenate reductase (glutaredoxin) (This arsenate reductase requires both glutathione and glutaredoxin to convert arsenate to arsenite, after which the efflux transporter formed by ArsA and ArsB can extrude the arsenite from the cell, providing resistance.), which yields MTDAPDFPVTIFHNPACGTSRNVVAMVQAAGYAPTVVEYLKAGWTADQLRDLAGRAGLSVRDLMREKGTPAAELGLLDEGVGEDRLVEAMVAHPILVNRPLVVTPKGVGLCRPSETVLNLLDRKPASFTKEDGEVVALG from the coding sequence ATGACCGACGCCCCCGACTTCCCCGTGACGATCTTCCACAACCCCGCCTGCGGCACCTCGCGCAACGTGGTGGCCATGGTCCAGGCGGCCGGCTATGCGCCGACGGTGGTGGAATACCTGAAGGCCGGCTGGACGGCCGACCAGCTGCGCGACCTGGCCGGGCGAGCGGGCCTTTCCGTGCGCGACCTGATGCGCGAGAAGGGCACGCCCGCCGCCGAGCTGGGCCTGCTGGACGAAGGCGTCGGCGAGGACCGCCTGGTGGAGGCCATGGTCGCCCACCCGATCCTGGTCAACCGCCCGCTGGTGGTCACCCCCAAGGGCGTCGGACTGTGCCGGCCGTCCGAGACGGTGCTGAACCTGCTGGATCGCAAGCCCGCCAGCTTCACCAAGGAGGACGGCGAGGTGGTGGCGTTGGGCTGA
- a CDS encoding CPBP family glutamic-type intramembrane protease, which translates to MRSTPLRRMRRALTTLPDARGWALCGLVAAVTGGAMAALGFSTGLYAVTPAEPGLPLRLLTVLFVPALGEEIPFRGLLVPARDEAGRPWTAIALSTALYVAWHPLEALTFMPKATMFLRPDFLACTAILGLGCALMRWRTGSLWPAVILHGGFVVVWQTWLGGVRL; encoded by the coding sequence ATGCGCTCGACCCCGCTCCGCCGCATGCGCCGCGCCCTGACCACCCTGCCCGACGCGCGCGGCTGGGCGCTGTGCGGGCTGGTCGCCGCAGTCACGGGCGGGGCGATGGCCGCCCTGGGCTTCTCGACCGGCCTCTATGCCGTGACCCCGGCCGAGCCCGGCCTGCCGCTGCGGCTCTTGACCGTGCTGTTCGTGCCGGCCCTGGGCGAGGAGATCCCTTTTCGCGGCCTGCTGGTCCCGGCCCGCGACGAGGCCGGCCGGCCCTGGACGGCCATCGCGCTCTCGACCGCCCTCTATGTCGCCTGGCACCCGTTGGAGGCCCTGACCTTCATGCCGAAGGCGACGATGTTCCTGCGCCCGGACTTCCTGGCCTGCACGGCGATCCTGGGCCTGGGCTGCGCGCTGATGCGGTGGCGGACCGGCTCGCTGTGGCCGGCGGTGATCCTGCACGGCGGCTTCGTGGTGGTCTGGCAGACCTGGCTGGGCGGGGTGCGGCTGTGA
- a CDS encoding MBL fold metallo-hydrolase, whose translation MPIHILRNLGLAGLLAVTTAAHADPIQAQPASPATPPAASAIPAHGVTRFKIGSLEAAALFDGTITIANDGKTFGLGHSPAEVAAVLKANGLRQDQLELGIQPLLVRSGARVLLFDTGAGDASFARGGHIQASLRAAGVGPAQVTDIFISHAHPDHVGGLLGSGGGLAFPNAAIHLSAPEWAAMRANKDQAALAAAIAPKVIAFAPGAAVLPGLVTAVPVNGHTPGHSAYEIASGPDRLLYIGDSAHHFVISVQKPEWTVEFDGDAPTAQASRRALLRRAADQNLRLYAVHFPYPGVGRVKAQGDGFVWIPETP comes from the coding sequence TTGCCCATCCACATCTTGCGCAATCTGGGTCTGGCGGGGCTTCTCGCCGTGACGACAGCCGCCCATGCCGACCCGATTCAGGCGCAGCCTGCCAGCCCGGCCACGCCGCCCGCCGCATCGGCCATACCCGCGCACGGCGTCACCCGTTTCAAGATCGGGTCGCTCGAGGCCGCGGCCCTGTTCGACGGAACCATCACCATCGCGAACGACGGGAAGACCTTCGGCCTGGGCCATTCGCCAGCCGAAGTGGCGGCGGTGCTTAAGGCGAACGGGCTGCGGCAGGACCAGCTGGAGCTCGGAATCCAGCCGCTCCTGGTGCGCAGCGGCGCCCGGGTCCTGCTGTTCGACACCGGGGCCGGCGACGCCAGCTTCGCCCGCGGCGGCCATATCCAGGCCTCCCTGCGCGCCGCCGGCGTGGGCCCCGCCCAGGTCACCGACATCTTCATCTCGCACGCCCATCCCGATCACGTGGGCGGGCTCCTGGGTTCGGGCGGCGGGCTCGCCTTCCCCAACGCCGCCATTCACCTCTCCGCGCCGGAATGGGCGGCCATGAGGGCCAACAAGGACCAGGCCGCGCTTGCGGCCGCCATCGCGCCCAAGGTCATCGCCTTCGCCCCCGGCGCCGCCGTCCTGCCAGGCCTGGTCACCGCCGTGCCGGTGAACGGGCACACCCCAGGTCACAGCGCCTACGAAATCGCGTCGGGGCCAGATCGCCTGCTCTACATCGGCGACAGCGCGCACCACTTCGTCATCTCGGTGCAAAAGCCGGAATGGACCGTGGAGTTCGACGGCGATGCGCCGACCGCCCAGGCCAGCCGCCGCGCCCTGCTGCGGCGCGCGGCCGACCAGAACCTGCGGCTCTACGCCGTCCACTTCCCTTATCCAGGCGTTGGCCGCGTGAAGGCGCAGGGCGACGGGTTCGTCTGGATCCCAGAGACGCCCTAG
- a CDS encoding acyl-CoA dehydrogenase family protein, with amino-acid sequence MTGTVAQETPKSLILPGLTMLLREAAGAAQQFVAEARPAVKAAISGPDGKIDRALADERQHQVHGYGWYAAYAELMNQVAGWAERLEAEGRFGEVEALLAQLLFSEYCAQLVGGVPMNQGEIVRPAHLVTDRSVLNRLYSNGLMKLMVEGGTQPVKTRIARRLAEARGRPTLERTGLDETFEMVRDQFHAFAEEKVTPFAQDWHLKDQLIPIELVEELGALGVFGLTIPEEYGGSGMGKTAMCVVSEELSRAWIGVGSLATRSEIAGELILTGGTEAQKQYWLPRIADASILPTAVFTEPNTGSDLGALRTRAELKGDQYAVTGNKTWITHAARADVMTLLVRTDPATSDYRGLSMLLAPKPRGVDGDDFPAEGMSGGEIGVIGYRGMKEYELGFDGFAVPAANLLGGVPGQGFKQLMATFESARIQTAARAVGVAQAGLETGLAYALDRQQFGQAIFEFPRVHNKLAMMAAEIMGVRQLTYYAARQKDEGKRCDLEAGMAKLVAARVAWAAADNALQIHGGNGFALEYAASRLLADARILNIFEGAGEIQAQVIARRLLEEGN; translated from the coding sequence ATGACCGGGACGGTCGCCCAGGAAACTCCGAAGTCCCTGATCCTGCCGGGCCTGACCATGCTGCTGCGCGAGGCGGCCGGCGCGGCCCAGCAGTTCGTGGCCGAGGCCCGACCGGCCGTGAAGGCGGCGATCAGCGGGCCGGACGGCAAGATCGACCGCGCCCTAGCCGACGAGCGCCAGCACCAGGTGCACGGCTATGGCTGGTACGCCGCCTATGCCGAGCTGATGAACCAGGTCGCCGGCTGGGCCGAGCGGCTGGAGGCTGAGGGCCGGTTCGGCGAGGTCGAGGCCCTGCTGGCCCAGCTGCTGTTTTCCGAATACTGCGCCCAGCTGGTCGGCGGCGTGCCGATGAACCAGGGCGAGATCGTCCGCCCCGCCCACCTGGTCACCGATCGTTCGGTGCTGAACCGGCTCTATTCCAACGGCCTGATGAAGCTGATGGTCGAGGGCGGCACGCAGCCGGTGAAGACCCGCATCGCCCGTCGTCTGGCCGAGGCGCGCGGTCGCCCGACCCTGGAGCGGACGGGGCTGGACGAGACCTTCGAGATGGTCCGCGACCAGTTCCACGCCTTCGCCGAGGAAAAGGTCACCCCCTTCGCCCAGGACTGGCACCTGAAGGACCAGCTGATCCCGATCGAACTGGTCGAGGAACTGGGCGCCCTGGGCGTGTTCGGCCTGACCATCCCTGAAGAGTACGGCGGCAGCGGCATGGGCAAGACCGCCATGTGCGTGGTGTCCGAGGAACTGTCGCGGGCCTGGATCGGCGTCGGCTCGCTGGCCACCCGCTCGGAGATCGCCGGCGAGCTGATCCTGACCGGCGGGACCGAGGCGCAGAAGCAATACTGGCTGCCCAGGATCGCCGACGCCTCGATCCTGCCGACGGCGGTGTTCACCGAGCCCAACACCGGCTCGGACCTGGGGGCTTTGCGCACCCGCGCCGAGCTGAAGGGCGACCAGTACGCGGTGACCGGGAACAAGACCTGGATCACCCACGCCGCCCGCGCCGACGTCATGACCCTGCTGGTCCGCACCGACCCGGCCACCAGCGACTATCGCGGCCTGTCGATGCTGCTGGCGCCGAAGCCGCGCGGCGTAGACGGCGACGACTTCCCGGCCGAAGGGATGAGCGGCGGCGAGATCGGGGTGATCGGCTATCGCGGCATGAAGGAGTACGAGCTGGGCTTCGACGGCTTCGCCGTGCCGGCCGCGAACCTGCTGGGCGGCGTCCCGGGCCAGGGCTTCAAGCAGCTGATGGCCACCTTCGAGAGCGCCCGCATCCAGACCGCCGCCCGCGCCGTCGGCGTGGCCCAGGCGGGGCTTGAGACCGGCCTCGCCTACGCCCTGGACCGCCAGCAGTTCGGCCAGGCGATTTTCGAGTTCCCCCGCGTCCACAACAAGCTGGCCATGATGGCCGCCGAGATCATGGGCGTGCGCCAGCTGACCTACTACGCCGCCCGCCAGAAGGACGAGGGCAAGCGCTGCGACCTGGAGGCGGGCATGGCCAAGCTGGTCGCCGCCCGCGTCGCCTGGGCCGCCGCCGACAACGCCCTGCAGATCCACGGCGGCAACGGCTTCGCCCTGGAATACGCCGCCAGCCGCCTGCTGGCCGACGCCCGGATCCTCAACATCTTCGAGGGCGCCGGCGAGATCCAGGCCCAGGTCATCGCCCGGCGGCTGCTGGAGGAGGGGAACTAG
- a CDS encoding glutathione S-transferase family protein: MLVVHHLNESRSQRILWLLEELALPYEIRFYERDPQTRLAPPALLHVHPLGKSPVLTDGAATIIESGAITDYVIRRHAGGRLAPDPASPDYDAYQQWLHYAEGSAMLPLLLRLYVGRLGAAGAPLHPRIESEIANHLAYVDAALAGRDFFVGDALTGADIQMSFVAEVAKAHGKLADYPNLEAWIGRMHARPAWQAALAKSGPYGLGD, from the coding sequence ATGCTGGTCGTCCATCACCTCAACGAGTCGCGCTCGCAGCGGATCCTCTGGCTGCTGGAGGAGTTGGCCCTGCCCTACGAGATCCGCTTCTACGAGCGCGACCCCCAGACCCGCCTGGCGCCGCCGGCCCTGCTGCACGTCCACCCGCTGGGCAAGTCGCCGGTGCTGACCGACGGGGCGGCGACGATCATCGAGAGCGGGGCGATCACCGACTATGTCATCCGCCGCCACGCCGGCGGCCGGCTGGCGCCCGACCCGGCCAGCCCCGACTACGACGCCTACCAGCAGTGGCTGCACTATGCCGAGGGCTCGGCCATGCTGCCGCTGCTGCTGCGGCTGTATGTCGGCCGGCTGGGCGCGGCCGGCGCGCCGCTGCATCCGCGCATCGAGAGCGAGATCGCCAACCACCTGGCCTATGTCGACGCCGCCCTGGCCGGCCGCGACTTCTTCGTCGGCGACGCCCTGACCGGGGCCGACATCCAGATGAGCTTCGTGGCCGAGGTCGCCAAGGCGCACGGCAAGCTGGCCGACTATCCGAACCTCGAGGCCTGGATCGGCCGCATGCACGCGCGGCCGGCCTGGCAGGCGGCGCTGGCCAAGAGCGGACCGTACGGGTTGGGGGACTAG
- a CDS encoding SH3 domain-containing protein has protein sequence MTIMTATKTISLSLAMAATALTMVAAPTAASAMSQKLGGVVGCDASGGKQEVGAVLGGVLGAVAGNKLAKHDRGTGTAIGAVVGAGAGSYAGCQMQKSRAANNAGGVYTSNGIRVASSVEAAPMTKIKGKYVARSTLNLRSGASTRAQALGSVQAGETFQALGRTGDGKWILVGQDGVGVGYVSSAYVYRA, from the coding sequence ATGACCATCATGACCGCCACCAAGACGATTTCGCTGAGCCTGGCCATGGCCGCCACCGCCCTGACCATGGTCGCGGCGCCCACCGCCGCCAGCGCCATGTCGCAGAAGCTGGGCGGAGTCGTCGGCTGCGACGCCTCGGGCGGCAAGCAGGAAGTCGGCGCCGTGCTCGGCGGCGTCCTGGGCGCCGTCGCCGGCAACAAGCTGGCCAAGCACGACCGTGGCACGGGCACCGCCATCGGCGCCGTGGTCGGCGCGGGCGCGGGCTCCTACGCCGGCTGCCAGATGCAGAAGAGCCGGGCGGCCAACAACGCCGGCGGCGTCTACACCAGCAACGGCATCCGCGTCGCCAGCTCGGTCGAGGCCGCCCCGATGACCAAGATCAAGGGCAAGTACGTCGCCCGCTCCACCCTGAACCTGCGTAGCGGCGCCTCGACCCGCGCCCAGGCCCTGGGCTCGGTCCAGGCCGGCGAGACCTTCCAGGCCCTGGGCCGCACCGGCGACGGCAAGTGGATCCTGGTCGGCCAGGACGGCGTCGGCGTCGGCTACGTCTCCAGCGCCTACGTCTACCGGGCGTAA
- a CDS encoding serine hydrolase has product MIATTRRAALLSAFATIGAAALARPAFARQTGKAGAAVDQFAQEVMAAFPDEPGLGITVVEDGEITLAKGYGVRRLGGPDRVTDSTLFGVASNTKAFTAAALAMLVEEGKLAWDDPVTKYLPAFEMSDPIVTRLMTVRDLLCHRSGLTLGAGDLMIWPNPTHTRADIVAGLKYLPIGGQFRGGYAYDNVLYVAAGEVIAALTGAPWEVFIQKRILDPLKMTDSVPLPSLIGNRPRAEPHARMGPPVRGLGPQTVLPFDGSFDSAGAAGGLNASPRDIGKWMQVQLGLGTTPGGVKLWTEASGREMWKPQTITAWSDGPTADNPVRASLQAYALGWFVNDHRGEKIVWHTGGLAGFISYTGLLPGRKSGIMVMTNAEETPVFRSLRYGGPDRLQGRSDFDWIASSKKVQAESEAKLVKDAAEAMTPKGGGAPPTLPLAAYAGTYRDPWYGAVTVSVAGKGKKTSLKIAFDKTPALKGALETFDGDTFKTRFDDRSQEDAFVVFSVKDGAVTGATMRAVSPLADFSYDYQDLKLVKI; this is encoded by the coding sequence ATGATCGCCACGACCCGCCGCGCCGCCCTGCTGTCGGCCTTCGCCACCATCGGGGCCGCGGCGCTGGCTAGGCCGGCTTTCGCAAGGCAGACGGGCAAGGCCGGGGCGGCCGTCGACCAGTTCGCCCAGGAGGTCATGGCGGCCTTCCCCGACGAGCCGGGCCTGGGGATCACCGTGGTCGAGGACGGCGAGATCACCCTGGCCAAGGGCTATGGCGTGCGCCGCCTGGGCGGGCCCGACAGGGTCACCGACTCCACCCTGTTCGGCGTGGCCTCCAACACCAAGGCCTTCACCGCCGCCGCCCTGGCCATGCTGGTCGAGGAGGGCAAGCTGGCCTGGGACGACCCGGTCACCAAATACCTGCCCGCTTTCGAGATGAGCGACCCGATCGTCACCCGGCTGATGACCGTGCGTGACCTGCTGTGTCACCGCTCGGGCCTGACCCTGGGGGCCGGCGACCTGATGATCTGGCCCAATCCCACCCACACGCGGGCCGACATCGTCGCGGGGCTGAAATACCTGCCGATCGGCGGCCAGTTCCGGGGCGGCTACGCCTACGACAACGTGCTGTACGTGGCGGCCGGCGAGGTGATCGCCGCCCTGACCGGCGCGCCGTGGGAGGTCTTCATCCAGAAGCGGATCCTGGACCCGCTGAAGATGACCGACAGCGTGCCCCTGCCTTCGCTGATCGGAAACCGGCCGCGGGCCGAGCCGCACGCGCGGATGGGGCCGCCGGTGCGCGGCCTGGGTCCGCAGACCGTCCTGCCGTTCGATGGCAGCTTCGACTCGGCCGGCGCCGCCGGCGGCCTCAACGCCAGCCCGCGCGACATCGGCAAGTGGATGCAGGTCCAGCTGGGCCTGGGCACGACGCCGGGCGGGGTGAAGCTGTGGACCGAGGCCTCTGGCCGCGAGATGTGGAAGCCCCAGACCATCACCGCCTGGTCGGACGGCCCGACCGCCGACAACCCCGTGCGCGCCAGCCTGCAGGCCTACGCCCTGGGCTGGTTCGTCAACGACCATCGCGGCGAGAAGATCGTCTGGCACACCGGCGGCCTGGCCGGCTTCATCTCCTATACCGGCCTGCTGCCGGGCCGGAAGTCGGGGATCATGGTGATGACCAACGCCGAGGAGACGCCGGTCTTCCGCAGCTTGCGCTACGGCGGCCCCGACCGGCTGCAGGGGCGCAGCGACTTCGACTGGATCGCCTCCAGCAAGAAGGTCCAGGCCGAGTCCGAGGCCAAGCTGGTCAAGGACGCGGCCGAGGCCATGACCCCCAAGGGCGGCGGCGCGCCTCCCACCCTGCCGCTGGCGGCCTATGCCGGGACCTATCGCGATCCCTGGTACGGCGCGGTGACGGTTTCCGTCGCTGGGAAGGGCAAGAAGACGTCGCTGAAGATCGCCTTCGACAAGACCCCAGCGCTGAAGGGCGCCCTGGAAACCTTCGACGGCGACACCTTCAAGACCCGCTTCGACGACCGCTCGCAGGAGGACGCCTTCGTGGTGTTTTCGGTCAAGGACGGCGCGGTGACCGGGGCCACGATGCGCGCGGTCTCGCCCCTGGCGGACTTTTCGTATGACTATCAGGATCTGAAGCTGGTGAAGATCTGA